A stretch of Methylogaea oryzae DNA encodes these proteins:
- a CDS encoding cation-translocating P-type ATPase, protein MKIHQVGTEEAVASLHSSRSGLDQTEALRRLAEYGPNSVEALAGKPLWLVFIEEFSHFFALILWLAAGLAFFAESRQPGQGMSTLGYAILGVIAVNGLFSFWQQYRAEQAVTALQKLLPQYVKALRENKIALIPAADLVPGDIIALQEGDNVPADCRLIEAYSLRVNNATVTGESLPQARDALPSGEDETVHSRNVLLAGTSVVSGEGTAVVFATGMHSEFGKIAHLTQTAGDILSPLQKEIVRLSRIVAGLALGLGVLFFVIGQAMGLSFWDNFLFAIGIIVANVPEGLLPTVTLSLAMATQRMAKRNALIRHLPSVETLGAATVICTDKTGTLTQNRMEARALYLNGEHLSLADVHRRPDLAREHHRFFEDALLCHNLKQAIDNGRTHWLGDPMEVALVGMAKACLGTAIAYPKINEIPFDTDRKRLSTVHHTPQGAVLYCKGALETVLPLCDQVSLDGRLEPLHDDQRQRFQQAQETLAAQGLRVLAFAWRELGGEHSGQHLEEKLVLAGLAGLLDPPRPEVPAALQKCRTAGIKVIMVTGDHPHTAVAIGREIGLITGEHPVVVTGDRLRKLSKTQLQLALDSPEIVFARVAADQKMRIVEALKSKKEVVAVTGDGVNDAPALKLADIGIAMGVAGTDVAKEAADMILLDDNFASIVAAIEEGRSVFDNIRRFLTYILTSNIPELVPYLAFALLKIPLPLTIIQILAVDLGTDMIPALGLGAEKPDPATMTSPPRPRSDTLLNWRILMRAYLYLGTMEAVAAMAAFFYVLHGGGWRYGDFLADNAPLYLQATTACLGAIIVAQIANVFICKSPGRSLFAAPLLDNRLILWGIALEIGLILAIGYTPWGNRVFGTAPIGAEVWLFAAPFALGMVALEELRKRLTGSAAANRRAGASR, encoded by the coding sequence GTGAAAATCCACCAAGTCGGCACCGAAGAAGCCGTCGCCAGCCTCCATAGCTCCCGATCAGGACTTGACCAAACCGAGGCCCTGCGCCGTTTGGCCGAATACGGCCCCAATAGCGTGGAAGCACTCGCCGGCAAGCCGCTTTGGCTGGTCTTTATTGAAGAGTTCAGCCACTTTTTCGCCTTGATTTTATGGCTGGCGGCGGGCTTGGCGTTTTTTGCCGAATCTCGGCAACCGGGGCAGGGCATGTCTACCCTGGGATACGCCATCCTTGGCGTCATCGCAGTCAACGGCCTGTTTTCCTTCTGGCAGCAATATCGCGCCGAACAAGCCGTGACAGCCCTGCAGAAACTGCTGCCGCAGTATGTCAAGGCGCTACGCGAAAACAAGATCGCCCTCATACCCGCAGCCGACCTGGTGCCCGGGGACATTATCGCCTTGCAGGAAGGCGACAACGTGCCGGCCGACTGCCGGCTGATCGAAGCCTATTCGCTGCGCGTCAACAACGCCACCGTCACCGGCGAATCCCTGCCCCAGGCGCGGGATGCCCTGCCTTCCGGCGAAGACGAAACCGTCCACAGCCGCAACGTGTTGCTAGCCGGCACCAGCGTCGTTTCCGGCGAGGGCACGGCGGTGGTATTCGCCACGGGGATGCACAGCGAATTCGGCAAGATCGCCCACCTCACCCAAACCGCGGGCGACATTTTGTCGCCGCTGCAAAAAGAGATCGTTCGCCTCAGCCGCATCGTGGCAGGACTGGCCTTGGGGCTAGGCGTGCTGTTTTTCGTTATCGGCCAAGCCATGGGCCTGTCGTTCTGGGACAACTTCCTTTTCGCCATCGGCATCATCGTCGCCAACGTACCGGAGGGCTTACTGCCCACGGTGACCCTCTCCCTGGCCATGGCCACCCAACGCATGGCCAAGCGCAACGCGCTGATACGCCACCTGCCTTCGGTGGAAACGCTGGGCGCCGCCACGGTGATCTGCACCGACAAAACCGGCACCCTCACGCAAAACCGCATGGAAGCCCGCGCACTATATTTGAACGGCGAACACCTCAGCTTGGCCGACGTGCACCGGCGACCGGATTTGGCGCGCGAACATCACCGTTTTTTCGAAGACGCCCTCCTGTGCCATAACCTGAAGCAAGCCATCGACAACGGCCGCACCCATTGGTTGGGCGATCCCATGGAAGTCGCCTTGGTGGGTATGGCCAAAGCCTGCCTGGGAACGGCCATCGCGTATCCGAAGATCAACGAAATTCCTTTCGACACCGACCGCAAACGCCTGTCCACCGTCCACCATACCCCGCAGGGCGCCGTGCTGTACTGCAAGGGCGCGCTGGAGACGGTGCTGCCGCTGTGCGACCAGGTTAGCCTGGATGGCCGCCTGGAGCCGCTTCACGACGACCAGCGGCAACGCTTCCAACAAGCCCAAGAAACCTTGGCGGCGCAAGGCCTGCGGGTACTGGCCTTTGCCTGGCGGGAATTGGGTGGCGAACACAGCGGCCAACATCTGGAAGAAAAGCTGGTGCTGGCCGGCTTGGCGGGATTGCTCGACCCGCCCCGCCCGGAAGTGCCGGCCGCCTTGCAAAAATGTCGCACGGCCGGCATCAAGGTCATTATGGTAACCGGCGATCATCCCCACACGGCGGTGGCCATCGGCCGGGAAATCGGCTTGATCACAGGCGAACACCCGGTGGTCGTCACCGGCGACCGCTTGCGCAAACTCAGCAAAACCCAGTTACAACTGGCCCTGGACTCTCCCGAGATCGTCTTCGCCCGAGTGGCGGCGGACCAGAAAATGCGCATCGTCGAAGCGCTCAAGAGCAAGAAAGAGGTGGTGGCGGTTACCGGAGACGGCGTCAACGACGCGCCGGCCCTGAAATTGGCCGACATCGGCATCGCCATGGGAGTGGCCGGCACCGACGTAGCCAAGGAAGCGGCCGATATGATCTTGCTGGACGACAACTTCGCCAGCATCGTCGCCGCCATCGAGGAAGGGCGCTCGGTGTTCGACAACATCCGCCGCTTTCTCACCTACATCCTTACCTCCAATATCCCGGAGCTGGTGCCTTACCTGGCTTTTGCGCTGCTTAAAATTCCGCTGCCGCTGACGATCATCCAGATTCTCGCGGTGGACTTGGGCACCGACATGATTCCCGCCCTTGGACTGGGCGCGGAAAAACCGGACCCCGCCACCATGACCAGCCCGCCCCGGCCACGCTCGGACACGCTGCTCAATTGGCGCATCCTGATGCGCGCCTATCTGTATTTGGGGACAATGGAAGCGGTTGCGGCCATGGCAGCGTTTTTCTACGTGCTGCACGGCGGCGGCTGGCGTTACGGCGACTTCCTGGCGGACAACGCGCCGCTCTATTTGCAGGCCACCACGGCCTGCCTCGGCGCCATCATCGTCGCACAAATCGCCAACGTGTTTATCTGCAAGTCGCCCGGCCGCAGCCTATTCGCCGCGCCGCTACTCGACAACCGGTTGATCCTCTGGGGTATCGCCCTGGAAATCGGCTTGATCCTCGCCATCGGCTACACGCCATGGGGCAACCGCGTGTTCGGCACGGCGCCCATCGGCGCGGAGGTTTGGCTGTTCGCCGCGCCGTTCGCGCTGGGCATGGTGGCGCTGGAAGAATTGCGGAAGCGCCTGACGGGAAGCGCCGCCGCCAACCGGCGGGCGGGCGCGTCCCGATAA
- a CDS encoding UPF0182 family protein, with protein sequence MPNWKNLLIFLCVALAVLAATGLIAGILLTHFLVDWWWFKALNFEPYFWLRFLYRYILSGGVTLFFFLIFFLNFWAASRYLGVDETEFALLAQSPEGKGYLRLMHRFQSGSMQVYLPLSLVLAAIIAMPFYQHWEDALLFFFGPAAGVDDPLFGHDVGFHLFSYPIFKLIQNALLWTFILLSGAMAVLYWVEHYTIPTQRKEWPPEARAHLTGLVVVTLLIQCWGFILERYGLLFTNKHEPVFYGPGFVEMNYQLPLIWLSVLTFLGASLSVVYFFNRGRGLKTAGLLGIGFLVVLGMRQLDLIPVLLDKYLVKPNPVKTEGRYMQANIDATLDAFGLRNVKYVDFDLASDLEAEIDRIGPALQQHLSNIPVWDEELLEDVFQQFQGIRPYYNFSPVDVGRYPINNRLQQVDLAAREVNMDKLPDAAKNWENRHLRYTHGFGAVVIPAAQRGEEPMQWYLRDLEQQSPVGMTIKRPDVYYGQENLDYAIAPNKLNAVDISASEPELKSDYRAKGGVPLSSLFRKLIYAVYYRDEKLFFSFNIDENSKILYRRNIVDRIKTLAPFLELDSDPYLAVTPNRMYWIQDAYTLSPHYPAAKAVRFPFKVGASATDIKEFNYIRNSVKVVVDAYNGTTKFYISDPTDPVIQAYRKAYPGLFKDVSEMLPLLREQLRYPRDLFALQMQLYARYHQTNPDQFYQQSETWAFAQNIGVHPPQPMRPYYLTIDAPDCPELQKFVLISPMTPVGRDNLSVLAVAGPMENETCSGLDYAGKLVIYKFPQKQIDGPAQISALIDQDPVIREQFTLWDQRGARINRGRTIVLPIGHAVVYVQPVYITASSTTKIPQLARVIVSMGTEVVMDRSLDAALKKLMAQLKAHDGRPQPAALPVPIEAEPAQAPAESKSELRSY encoded by the coding sequence ATGCCCAACTGGAAAAACCTGCTGATCTTCCTGTGCGTTGCCCTTGCCGTTTTGGCCGCGACCGGGTTGATCGCCGGAATCCTGCTCACCCATTTCCTGGTGGACTGGTGGTGGTTCAAGGCGTTGAATTTCGAACCGTATTTCTGGCTGCGGTTCCTCTATCGCTACATTCTGTCCGGCGGCGTTACGCTGTTTTTCTTCCTGATCTTTTTCCTCAATTTCTGGGCGGCATCCCGCTACCTGGGGGTGGACGAAACGGAGTTCGCCCTGCTGGCCCAGTCGCCTGAAGGCAAGGGCTATCTGCGCTTGATGCACCGCTTCCAAAGCGGTTCCATGCAGGTGTATCTGCCTTTGTCCCTGGTGTTGGCGGCGATCATCGCCATGCCGTTTTACCAGCACTGGGAAGATGCGTTGCTGTTTTTCTTCGGCCCCGCCGCCGGGGTGGACGATCCCTTGTTCGGCCACGACGTCGGTTTCCATTTGTTCTCGTATCCCATCTTCAAGCTGATCCAGAACGCTTTGCTGTGGACGTTCATCCTGCTGTCGGGCGCCATGGCCGTGTTGTACTGGGTCGAGCACTACACCATTCCCACCCAGCGCAAGGAGTGGCCGCCCGAGGCGCGCGCCCATCTCACCGGCTTGGTGGTGGTGACCCTGCTGATCCAGTGCTGGGGCTTCATCTTGGAGCGCTACGGCTTGTTGTTCACCAACAAGCACGAACCGGTGTTTTATGGGCCGGGCTTTGTGGAGATGAATTATCAGCTGCCCTTGATTTGGCTCAGCGTGCTGACCTTTCTGGGCGCCTCCCTCAGCGTGGTGTACTTCTTCAACCGGGGGCGCGGCCTGAAAACCGCCGGATTGCTAGGCATCGGTTTCTTGGTGGTGCTGGGTATGCGCCAGCTGGATTTGATCCCGGTGCTGTTGGACAAGTACCTGGTCAAGCCCAATCCGGTGAAAACCGAAGGGCGCTACATGCAGGCCAACATCGACGCCACTCTCGACGCGTTCGGCCTGCGTAACGTGAAATATGTGGATTTCGACCTGGCCTCCGATCTGGAAGCGGAAATCGACCGCATCGGCCCGGCCTTGCAACAGCATTTGTCCAATATCCCGGTGTGGGATGAAGAATTGCTGGAGGACGTGTTCCAGCAATTCCAAGGCATCCGTCCCTACTACAACTTCTCGCCGGTGGATGTGGGCCGTTACCCCATCAATAACCGTTTGCAACAGGTGGACCTGGCGGCGCGCGAAGTGAACATGGATAAGCTGCCCGACGCCGCCAAGAATTGGGAAAACCGCCACTTGCGCTATACCCACGGCTTCGGCGCCGTGGTGATCCCGGCCGCGCAGCGGGGCGAAGAGCCCATGCAGTGGTATTTGAGGGACTTGGAGCAGCAGTCGCCGGTGGGCATGACCATCAAGCGCCCCGACGTCTATTACGGCCAGGAAAATCTCGACTACGCCATCGCGCCCAACAAGCTCAACGCGGTGGATATTTCCGCGTCGGAGCCGGAGTTGAAATCGGACTATCGCGCCAAGGGCGGCGTGCCTTTGTCGTCCTTGTTCCGCAAATTGATTTATGCGGTGTATTACCGCGATGAGAAGTTGTTTTTCTCCTTCAACATCGACGAAAACAGCAAGATTCTCTACCGCCGCAATATCGTGGATCGCATCAAGACGCTGGCGCCGTTCCTGGAGTTGGACAGCGATCCCTATCTAGCCGTGACGCCGAACCGCATGTATTGGATACAGGACGCCTACACGCTGTCGCCCCATTATCCGGCGGCCAAGGCCGTGAGGTTTCCGTTCAAGGTGGGCGCCAGCGCGACGGACATCAAGGAATTCAACTACATCCGCAACTCGGTGAAAGTGGTGGTGGACGCTTATAACGGCACCACCAAGTTTTACATCAGCGATCCGACCGATCCGGTCATTCAAGCCTACCGCAAGGCTTATCCGGGCCTGTTCAAGGATGTCAGCGAGATGCTGCCGCTGTTGCGCGAACAGTTGCGCTATCCGCGCGATTTGTTCGCCTTGCAGATGCAGCTCTATGCCCGTTATCACCAGACCAATCCGGATCAGTTCTATCAGCAGTCGGAGACCTGGGCGTTTGCGCAAAACATCGGCGTCCATCCGCCTCAGCCCATGCGTCCGTATTACCTGACCATCGATGCGCCGGACTGCCCTGAGTTGCAAAAATTCGTGTTGATCAGCCCCATGACGCCGGTCGGCCGCGACAACCTTAGCGTATTGGCCGTGGCGGGGCCCATGGAAAACGAAACTTGCAGCGGGCTGGACTACGCAGGCAAGTTGGTGATCTACAAGTTCCCGCAGAAACAAATCGATGGTCCGGCGCAAATCAGCGCTTTGATCGACCAGGATCCGGTGATTCGCGAGCAGTTCACCTTGTGGGATCAGCGCGGCGCCAGGATCAACCGCGGCCGCACCATCGTGCTGCCCATCGGCCACGCGGTGGTTTACGTGCAGCCGGTATATATCACCGCGTCCAGCACCACCAAGATACCGCAGCTGGCCCGGGTGATCGTTTCCATGGGCACAGAAGTCGTCATGGATCGTAGCCTGGATGCCGCCCTTAAGAAGCTGATGGCGCAGCTGAAAGCGCACGATGGCCGGCCGCAGCCCGCCGCCTTGCCTGTTCCGATCGAAGCCGAGCCGGCGCAGGCTCCGGCGGAGTCGAAAAGCGAACTGCGCTCTTACTGA
- a CDS encoding PP2C family protein-serine/threonine phosphatase has translation MAVSHNPQLDFPTADPDVQRISLSAGMAAEVASLCDMGCVRQNNEDRVGVFSLPSGGALLVVADGMGGHAAGEVAAQMALDAMNEACVVDLAEPLPTALRLALATANRRILDQGEANPAQRGMGTTATALALAGEQAWFVHVGDSRLYRLRNGQLQQLSEDHSLVAEMVRGGMLSEADAVDHPCRNVIVRALGSDQELRPQISVEPLSVQMEDVFLLSSDGLHDQLSPVELANLLEAPPSIACLALVNLARERGGPDNISAVVCRVVEG, from the coding sequence ATGGCCGTATCCCACAACCCGCAACTCGACTTTCCGACGGCGGATCCCGACGTCCAGCGCATCAGCCTCAGCGCCGGCATGGCGGCGGAAGTGGCCAGCCTGTGCGATATGGGCTGCGTCCGGCAAAACAACGAGGACCGCGTGGGCGTGTTCAGTTTGCCCAGCGGTGGCGCCTTATTGGTGGTGGCCGACGGCATGGGCGGGCACGCCGCCGGCGAGGTTGCCGCCCAAATGGCGCTGGATGCCATGAACGAGGCTTGCGTGGTCGACTTGGCCGAGCCTTTGCCGACGGCTTTGCGGCTTGCCTTGGCGACGGCCAATCGTCGCATTCTCGATCAGGGGGAGGCCAATCCCGCCCAGCGCGGCATGGGCACCACCGCCACGGCGCTGGCTTTGGCCGGCGAACAGGCTTGGTTTGTCCATGTCGGCGATAGCCGGCTGTATCGCTTGCGCAACGGCCAATTGCAGCAGCTGTCCGAAGACCATAGCCTGGTGGCGGAAATGGTGCGCGGCGGCATGTTGTCGGAGGCCGACGCGGTGGATCACCCCTGTCGCAACGTTATCGTTCGCGCCCTGGGCAGCGACCAAGAGCTTCGTCCGCAGATTTCGGTCGAGCCTTTGTCTGTCCAAATGGAGGACGTGTTCCTGCTGAGCTCCGACGGCCTGCACGATCAGCTGAGCCCCGTCGAGTTGGCGAATTTGCTGGAAGCCCCTCCGTCCATCGCCTGCCTGGCATTGGTCAACTTGGCGCGCGAGCGAGGCGGGCCGGATAATATTTCCGCCGTGGTGTGTCGCGTGGTCGAAGGCTGA
- a CDS encoding NAD(P)/FAD-dependent oxidoreductase, translating into MSSKQHNPIPKIVVVGGGAGGLELVTRLGNSLGRRGEAEITLVDCSKTHVWKPLLHEVAAGTLDSHEDELEYLAQANTNHFRFILGRMQGLDGQAKTIRLAPILDSVGAVLVPVRDVRYDILVMAVGSVCNDYGIKGVAEHCMFLDTTEQAERFQERLMEEYVRAHVTKGKLEVVIIGGGATGIELAAQLHEVSHLLNTYGLDRVKPADVKLSIVEASPRLLPELPARLSDATLRELHKLGVDVLLKQRVVEVSPAGVKTDSGQVIPGRIKVWAAGIKAPDFMKTLGLETNRANQLVVRPTLQSSGDDGIFAIGDCAACPWPERNGQVPPRAQSAHQMADLVHDNILRQLKGRGLKEYRYRDYGSLVSLGKFSTVGNLMGGLGGSLMIEGFVARMVYLSLYKMHQLALFGVFRVGMLTLSHFFRRSVHPKIKLH; encoded by the coding sequence ATGAGTTCTAAGCAACATAACCCCATCCCCAAGATCGTCGTGGTGGGCGGCGGCGCCGGTGGGCTGGAGCTGGTCACCCGGTTGGGCAATAGCTTGGGGCGGCGCGGCGAGGCGGAAATCACCCTGGTGGATTGCAGCAAAACCCACGTATGGAAGCCGCTGCTGCACGAAGTGGCGGCGGGCACGCTGGATTCCCACGAGGACGAGCTGGAGTATCTGGCCCAGGCCAACACCAACCATTTCCGTTTCATCCTCGGCCGCATGCAGGGCCTGGATGGTCAAGCCAAAACCATTCGTTTGGCGCCCATTCTGGACAGTGTCGGCGCCGTGCTGGTGCCGGTGCGCGACGTCCGTTACGACATCCTGGTGATGGCGGTGGGCAGCGTGTGCAACGACTACGGCATCAAGGGCGTGGCCGAGCACTGCATGTTCCTGGACACGACCGAGCAAGCCGAACGCTTCCAGGAGCGCCTTATGGAGGAATACGTGCGCGCCCACGTGACCAAGGGCAAGCTGGAGGTAGTGATTATCGGCGGCGGCGCCACCGGCATCGAACTGGCGGCCCAGCTCCATGAAGTGTCGCATTTGCTCAATACTTACGGCTTGGATCGCGTCAAGCCCGCCGATGTCAAGTTAAGCATCGTGGAGGCCTCGCCCCGCTTGCTGCCGGAGCTGCCGGCCCGGCTGTCCGACGCGACTTTGCGTGAACTGCATAAATTGGGCGTAGACGTATTGCTCAAGCAGCGGGTGGTGGAAGTGAGCCCCGCCGGTGTCAAAACCGATTCGGGGCAGGTCATTCCCGGCCGGATCAAGGTCTGGGCGGCCGGCATCAAGGCGCCGGACTTCATGAAAACCCTGGGATTGGAAACCAACCGGGCCAATCAATTGGTGGTGCGGCCCACGCTGCAAAGCAGCGGCGACGACGGGATTTTCGCCATCGGCGATTGCGCCGCCTGCCCCTGGCCGGAACGCAACGGGCAGGTGCCCCCCCGCGCCCAATCCGCCCACCAGATGGCCGATCTGGTCCACGACAACATCCTGCGGCAACTGAAAGGCCGAGGGCTGAAGGAATACCGCTACCGGGACTACGGCTCTCTGGTGTCCCTGGGCAAGTTCAGCACGGTGGGCAATTTGATGGGCGGCCTCGGCGGCAGCTTGATGATCGAAGGTTTTGTCGCCCGCATGGTTTATCTGTCGCTCTATAAAATGCATCAACTGGCCTTGTTCGGCGTGTTCCGCGTGGGCATGCTGACACTGTCCCACTTTTTCCGCCGCAGCGTTCACCCCAAAATCAAGCTGCATTGA
- a CDS encoding disulfide bond formation protein B, which produces MKFSARLWFFFSFLFCAGLIGAALYFQHAQGLEPCPLCISQRIAVVVAGAVFLAATLQDPGTMGIRIYGITGFLAAATGAAIAGRHVWLQHLPPEEVPECGPGLEYMFQNFPITQTLKFMLSGTGDCAKVDWTLLGFSMPAWTFVCFVTLALVSLAQCWNVKRLSNRNVIYRI; this is translated from the coding sequence ATGAAATTCAGCGCAAGATTGTGGTTCTTTTTCAGCTTTCTGTTTTGCGCGGGCCTGATCGGCGCGGCCTTGTACTTCCAGCACGCGCAGGGGTTGGAGCCTTGCCCGTTATGCATTAGCCAGCGCATTGCGGTGGTGGTGGCCGGCGCGGTGTTCCTGGCCGCCACGCTGCAGGATCCGGGCACCATGGGCATACGGATTTACGGCATAACCGGTTTTCTGGCGGCGGCGACGGGAGCGGCCATCGCCGGCCGCCACGTCTGGCTGCAACACCTGCCGCCCGAAGAAGTGCCTGAGTGCGGCCCCGGGCTGGAATACATGTTCCAAAACTTTCCCATCACGCAAACGCTGAAATTTATGCTGAGCGGCACCGGCGACTGCGCCAAGGTCGACTGGACCTTGTTGGGATTCAGCATGCCGGCATGGACCTTCGTTTGCTTCGTAACGCTCGCCCTTGTTAGCCTGGCCCAATGTTGGAACGTTAAGCGGCTGTCCAACCGCAATGTGATTTATCGCATTTGA
- a CDS encoding HNH endonuclease has product MELRQVQVLRTDASGMPLEWIGYQETAKLYYLGMVAYACGTPLLTLRGGVNARSGHRSVVELNSIIATYGRGHQGSSPNQNYVPPLNNIALFRRDNHFCMYCGQRFSHGDLSRDHITPLSQGGADAWNNVITACKRCNNHKAGRTPEQSGMQLLAVPFTPTYAEYIYLQGRRVLTDQMEFLRAHFPRQSPLHQRLGITGPVIQMR; this is encoded by the coding sequence ATGGAGCTTCGTCAAGTGCAGGTGCTGCGCACCGACGCATCGGGAATGCCGCTGGAATGGATCGGTTATCAAGAAACGGCCAAGCTTTATTATCTAGGCATGGTCGCCTACGCATGCGGTACGCCGCTGCTGACTCTGCGCGGCGGGGTCAACGCCCGCAGCGGCCATCGCAGCGTCGTTGAGCTCAACTCCATCATCGCCACCTACGGCCGCGGCCACCAAGGCAGTTCGCCAAACCAAAATTATGTGCCGCCGCTGAACAATATCGCCCTGTTTCGGCGCGACAATCATTTCTGCATGTATTGCGGGCAACGCTTCAGTCATGGGGATTTATCCCGCGACCATATCACGCCCTTGAGCCAGGGCGGTGCCGACGCCTGGAACAATGTCATTACCGCCTGCAAGCGCTGCAACAACCACAAGGCCGGCCGCACGCCGGAACAGTCCGGCATGCAGTTATTGGCTGTGCCGTTTACGCCGACTTATGCGGAATATATCTATTTACAGGGACGCCGGGTGCTGACCGATCAAATGGAGTTCCTGCGCGCCCATTTTCCGCGCCAAAGCCCATTGCATCAGCGCTTGGGGATTACCGGGCCGGTAATTCAAATGCGATAA
- a CDS encoding DNA/RNA non-specific endonuclease, whose product MAGSRITAAIALQLLSALSAVLRRRPSLLLLLAVVAGGWYGYEVLLARPSLVYLGEPKIQNWLQPLTWNHTLRNRNFLVGYSELRGNPLWVSYRLTPPPATHRNLRRPGSFRTDWRNLSFVSHSDYRDSGYDRGHMAPNHAIAVLYGRNAQLETFLMTNVSPQKPDLNRRLWERLEEAELDRFAHQQGMVWVLSGPIFDDRIERLASARRVEIPDAFYKIYAAPQTNQAPLLLAFVIPQQVRGDEPLERYVTSVDKVEELTGLDFFPQLPEDVARQIEAVSDINAWELEPISQQPSRYSGHKRLESGSKRPH is encoded by the coding sequence TTGGCTGGATCACGAATCACCGCCGCAATCGCTTTGCAGTTGCTATCGGCACTGTCGGCTGTTTTGCGCCGCCGACCATCCCTGCTGTTGCTGTTGGCCGTCGTTGCGGGCGGCTGGTACGGCTATGAAGTGCTGCTGGCTCGCCCAAGCTTGGTTTATTTGGGCGAGCCCAAAATCCAAAACTGGCTGCAACCGCTGACCTGGAACCACACCCTGCGCAATCGTAACTTTTTGGTGGGATATTCTGAGCTGCGCGGCAATCCGCTATGGGTGAGTTACCGGCTCACGCCGCCCCCCGCCACCCACCGCAATTTGCGGCGCCCCGGCAGTTTCCGCACCGATTGGCGCAACCTGAGCTTCGTCAGTCACAGCGACTACCGCGACAGCGGCTACGATCGCGGCCACATGGCGCCCAACCACGCCATCGCCGTGCTTTACGGCCGCAATGCCCAGCTGGAGACCTTCCTCATGACCAACGTGTCGCCGCAGAAACCCGACCTTAACCGCCGTTTGTGGGAGCGCCTGGAAGAAGCCGAGCTGGACCGTTTCGCCCACCAACAGGGCATGGTGTGGGTCTTGTCCGGGCCCATCTTCGACGACCGGATCGAGCGCCTCGCCTCGGCGCGGCGGGTGGAGATTCCCGACGCTTTTTACAAAATCTATGCCGCGCCGCAAACCAACCAGGCGCCGTTGCTATTGGCCTTCGTCATCCCGCAGCAAGTGCGGGGCGACGAGCCTTTGGAACGTTACGTGACCAGCGTGGACAAAGTAGAAGAGCTGACCGGCTTGGATTTTTTCCCGCAACTGCCGGAAGACGTCGCGCGGCAAATCGAAGCCGTTTCGGACATCAACGCCTGGGAACTCGAACCCATATCCCAGCAACCCAGCCGCTATAGCGGCCACAAACGCCTTGAATCCGGCAGCAAACGCCCCCATTAG
- a CDS encoding FmdB family zinc ribbon protein, with protein sequence MPTYDYRCDACNHDFSAMHKISDAAPPCPQCGGAVRKKVTAPAVLGGGGSGGKAAPEFSGGCGSGCGCHRPQ encoded by the coding sequence ATGCCTACCTACGATTACCGGTGCGATGCCTGCAACCACGACTTCAGCGCCATGCACAAAATCAGCGACGCGGCTCCGCCTTGCCCGCAATGCGGCGGCGCGGTGCGCAAGAAAGTGACCGCCCCCGCGGTGCTAGGCGGCGGCGGTAGCGGCGGCAAAGCCGCGCCGGAGTTCAGCGGCGGCTGCGGTTCCGGCTGCGGCTGCCATCGCCCGCAGTAA
- a CDS encoding 23S rRNA (adenine(2030)-N(6))-methyltransferase RlmJ: protein MLSYRHIFHAGNFADVLKHAILGLLVQALKRKDKPFFYLDTHAGCGRYDLQNGAAQKNCEHLQGIAKLWERPGNSPLLRPYLDTVAALNSQGNLRYYPGSPRLVRHLLREHDRMALCELHSTDIEWLRREFDGDGQVTVLQQDGYQALKALLPPRERRGLVLIDPAFELKDERERLLKALFEAYRRWPTGTYAVWFPILDRNVAEAFYRRFRNSGIAKILLAELCVGPETSNLGMYGTGMIVINPPWQLDEDLKGLLPQLREVLAESGQGAWRLEWLAEETGG, encoded by the coding sequence ATGCTGAGCTACCGACACATTTTTCACGCCGGCAACTTCGCCGACGTCCTTAAACACGCCATCCTCGGCCTGCTGGTGCAAGCGCTCAAACGCAAGGACAAACCCTTTTTCTATTTGGACACGCATGCCGGCTGCGGACGCTATGACTTGCAAAACGGTGCCGCGCAGAAAAATTGCGAGCACCTGCAAGGCATCGCCAAGCTGTGGGAACGCCCAGGGAACTCACCGTTGCTCAGGCCTTACCTGGATACGGTCGCCGCGCTCAACAGCCAGGGCAATTTACGCTACTACCCAGGCTCGCCCCGACTGGTACGGCATTTATTGCGCGAGCACGATCGCATGGCGTTGTGCGAATTGCACAGCACCGACATCGAATGGCTACGGCGGGAATTCGACGGCGATGGGCAAGTGACGGTTTTGCAGCAGGACGGCTACCAAGCCCTGAAAGCTTTGCTGCCGCCCAGGGAACGGCGCGGCCTGGTGCTGATCGATCCCGCGTTCGAGCTGAAGGACGAACGGGAACGGTTGTTGAAAGCGCTGTTTGAAGCCTACCGGCGCTGGCCCACAGGCACGTATGCGGTGTGGTTCCCCATACTCGACCGAAATGTCGCCGAAGCCTTCTACCGGCGCTTCCGCAACAGCGGCATCGCGAAAATCTTGCTCGCAGAACTCTGCGTCGGCCCGGAAACCAGCAACCTGGGCATGTACGGCACGGGCATGATCGTCATCAACCCGCCTTGGCAGCTGGACGAGGACTTGAAGGGCCTGCTGCCGCAGCTCAGGGAAGTTCTCGCGGAATCCGGCCAAGGGGCTTGGAGACTGGAATGGCTGGCCGAAGAGACGGGCGGCTGA